Proteins co-encoded in one Capnocytophaga ochracea DSM 7271 genomic window:
- a CDS encoding DUF6567 family protein, with translation MKKIVLFSVLALLLASCGVTRELSHNVNNHTTQVVLAKNNFKVVEHVKGEASNQYFLLIIGGGRRALVEKARAKMLQNANLVGSSRAVINETVESHWIFIGVGIQYTVSVSADVIEFTE, from the coding sequence ATGAAAAAAATCGTATTATTCAGTGTTTTAGCACTACTGTTAGCAAGTTGTGGTGTAACAAGAGAGTTATCACACAATGTAAACAACCATACTACTCAAGTGGTACTGGCTAAAAATAACTTTAAAGTAGTAGAACACGTTAAAGGAGAAGCTTCTAATCAATATTTTCTATTGATTATAGGAGGTGGGAGACGTGCTTTGGTGGAAAAAGCAAGAGCTAAAATGCTTCAAAATGCCAATTTGGTAGGCTCTTCAAGAGCGGTTATCAATGAAACCGTTGAGTCACATTGGATTTTTATAGGGGTAGGAATCCAATATACAGTAAGTGTTTCAGCTGACGTAATCGAATTTACTGAATAG
- a CDS encoding AMP-dependent synthetase/ligase, with translation MNTVNRLFDIPYYQQSKHPLEVAFATKYNGEWAKTSTAEYIQKANTVSRGLLRLGIEKNDKIAVISSTNRTEWHVLDIGILQVGAQNVPIYPTINLEDFEYILNHSECKYCVVSDKELWEKISSIQDKLPHLKTIFTFNDVPYAHHWQEILDLGADEGNQAEVEARKDSIQKDDLATIIYTSGTTSRPKGVMLSHWNIISNILNCQDRLPITEGSTALSFLPVCHVFERMLTYLYQYDCLSIYFAESLDKISDNLREVKPHIITVVPRLIEKIYDKIFAKGAELKGIKRKLFFWALNLGFQYEPYGANGAWYQFKLKIARKLIFSKWREALGGRIQMIVSGSAALSPRLAKVFSAAGLKIMEGYGLTETAPVIAVNRESGRFWKIGTVGKPIVNIEVKIAEDGEILVKGENVMLGYYKDPEQTDQNITDGFFHTGDIGELDADGFLKITDRKKEIFKTSGGKYVSPQLIENQLKLSRFIENAMVVGEGEKMPAAIIQLNFPFVKEWARRHKVKLGKTNEEIIQNQAVHDRIAKEVEKVNNHLGKWEQVKLFDFTPDEWTIDGGHLTPTLKLKRRVIKEKYIDIYNKFYNK, from the coding sequence ATGAATACCGTAAATCGTTTATTCGATATACCTTATTATCAACAATCTAAACACCCTTTAGAGGTCGCTTTTGCTACCAAATACAACGGTGAGTGGGCAAAAACCTCTACCGCTGAATATATCCAAAAAGCGAATACCGTAAGCCGAGGCTTATTGCGCTTAGGCATTGAAAAAAATGATAAAATAGCGGTCATTTCAAGTACTAATCGCACCGAATGGCACGTGCTCGACATCGGGATTTTACAAGTAGGCGCACAGAATGTACCTATCTATCCCACTATCAACTTAGAGGATTTCGAGTATATCCTCAACCATTCGGAATGTAAATACTGTGTTGTTTCCGATAAAGAACTATGGGAGAAAATCTCTTCTATCCAAGATAAATTGCCTCATCTAAAAACTATTTTTACCTTCAACGATGTACCTTATGCCCACCATTGGCAAGAAATCCTCGATTTAGGCGCCGATGAGGGCAATCAAGCAGAAGTGGAAGCACGCAAAGATAGCATACAAAAAGATGATTTAGCTACTATCATCTACACTTCGGGCACTACCAGTCGCCCAAAAGGGGTAATGCTCTCCCACTGGAATATCATCTCTAACATACTGAACTGCCAAGACCGTTTGCCTATTACCGAAGGCTCTACAGCACTCAGCTTTTTGCCTGTGTGCCACGTGTTTGAGCGTATGCTCACCTATTTGTATCAGTACGATTGTCTAAGCATTTATTTTGCTGAATCTCTCGATAAAATCAGTGATAACTTACGCGAAGTAAAACCGCATATCATTACAGTAGTACCCCGACTCATAGAGAAGATTTACGACAAAATCTTCGCAAAAGGGGCAGAACTTAAAGGCATTAAGCGCAAACTCTTCTTTTGGGCACTCAATTTGGGCTTTCAGTACGAACCTTATGGTGCTAATGGGGCTTGGTATCAGTTCAAACTGAAAATTGCACGCAAACTCATTTTTAGTAAATGGCGTGAAGCCTTAGGAGGACGCATACAGATGATTGTCTCAGGTAGTGCTGCCCTCTCACCGCGTTTGGCTAAGGTGTTCTCTGCCGCAGGGCTCAAAATAATGGAAGGTTATGGTCTTACCGAAACTGCTCCCGTTATTGCAGTAAACCGCGAATCGGGTAGATTTTGGAAAATAGGTACCGTAGGGAAACCTATTGTCAATATAGAAGTGAAAATTGCCGAAGACGGTGAAATACTTGTGAAAGGCGAGAATGTAATGTTGGGCTACTATAAAGACCCCGAGCAAACAGATCAAAACATCACCGATGGTTTCTTCCACACAGGTGATATAGGCGAACTCGATGCTGATGGCTTCCTTAAAATCACCGACCGCAAGAAGGAAATCTTTAAAACTTCAGGCGGTAAATATGTATCACCTCAGCTGATAGAAAACCAACTAAAACTCTCTCGTTTTATTGAGAATGCGATGGTAGTAGGCGAAGGTGAAAAGATGCCAGCGGCTATTATTCAGCTCAATTTCCCGTTTGTAAAAGAGTGGGCACGCCGTCATAAAGTGAAATTAGGAAAGACCAACGAAGAGATTATACAAAACCAAGCCGTTCACGATCGTATTGCCAAAGAGGTAGAAAAGGTAAACAATCATTTAGGCAAGTGGGAACAAGTAAAACTTTTTGATTTCACCCCCGATGAATGGACGATAGACGGCGGTCATCTCACTCCTACTCTCAAACTCAAACGACGTGTGATTAAAGAAAAATATATAGATATTTACAATAAGTTCTACAATAAGTGA
- the coaD gene encoding pantetheine-phosphate adenylyltransferase, translating into MKRALFPGSFDPITLGHYDIIKRALDLFDEIVVAIGVNGDKNYMFTVEQRKEFIEKAFADEPKVKVTTYQGLTVDFCKEIDAQFILRGLRNPADFEFEKAIAHTNRKLSQIETVFLLTAARTSFISSSIVRDVIRNHGDYTVLVPESVRV; encoded by the coding sequence TTGAAAAGAGCTTTATTTCCAGGGTCATTTGACCCCATTACCTTAGGTCATTACGATATTATCAAACGCGCTTTAGACCTATTCGATGAAATTGTGGTTGCCATAGGTGTTAATGGCGACAAGAACTATATGTTTACGGTAGAACAACGCAAAGAGTTTATCGAAAAAGCCTTTGCCGATGAACCCAAAGTAAAAGTTACAACTTACCAAGGACTTACGGTAGACTTCTGCAAAGAAATCGATGCTCAGTTCATCCTCAGAGGTTTGCGCAACCCAGCCGACTTTGAGTTTGAAAAAGCTATTGCGCATACTAACCGCAAATTATCTCAAATAGAAACTGTCTTTTTACTTACGGCAGCGCGTACTTCGTTTATATCATCGTCTATTGTGCGCGATGTTATTCGCAATCACGGTGATTATACCGTATTAGTGCCCGAAAGTGTAAGAGTATAA
- the glmS gene encoding glutamine--fructose-6-phosphate transaminase (isomerizing), which produces MCGIVGYLGKRAAFPIVIDGLKRLEYRGYDSAGFILNAESFYGEKTKGKVSDLVAKAGENVPTYGCGMGHTRWATHGVPNDINSHPHRSNSGKIAIVHNGIIENYESIKQNLIKEGFVFHSDTDTEVLVNFIEYFKEKENVNLETAVRYALNEVVGAFAIAVMEESKPEEIVVARLGSPLVIGVGDGEFFVASDASPFIEYTQNAVYLEDGEMATIHLNKPLKVIKIGSNEQVSPFVQQLKLNLEAIEKGGYDHFMLKEIYEQPKSIQDTMRGRLLPNHTTKLSGIDNHLETFLNAKRIVIVACGTSWHAGLVGEYLLEEYARIPVEVEYASEFRYRNPIINKGDIVIAISQSGETADTLAALKLAKEKGAFIYGICNVVGSSIARITHSGTYTHAGPEIGVASTKAFTTQLTVLTLIALHLGHKKGTLSTETYHRLCKELERVPQLLETTIKTVDHKIAEIAESYKTATNCLYLGRGFNFPTALEGALKLKEISYIHAEGYPAAEMKHGPIALIDENMPVIFIAPSKGHYDKVVSNAQEIKARKGKIIAVVTEGDTQMAGLANHVIEIPEISEALTPILASVPLQLLSYYIAIKRGCNVDQPRNLAKSVTVE; this is translated from the coding sequence ATGTGTGGAATTGTAGGTTATTTAGGCAAACGCGCCGCCTTTCCCATCGTGATTGATGGTTTAAAACGCTTAGAGTATCGCGGATACGACAGCGCAGGTTTTATCTTAAACGCTGAGAGTTTTTACGGAGAAAAAACCAAGGGCAAAGTATCCGATTTGGTAGCCAAGGCAGGAGAAAATGTTCCTACTTATGGCTGCGGTATGGGGCATACCCGTTGGGCTACCCACGGAGTGCCTAACGACATCAATTCACACCCTCACCGTTCTAACTCTGGCAAAATAGCCATTGTACACAACGGAATTATTGAGAATTACGAGAGTATCAAGCAAAACCTCATCAAAGAGGGATTTGTATTCCATTCAGATACTGACACCGAAGTATTAGTAAACTTCATCGAATACTTCAAAGAAAAAGAAAACGTCAATTTAGAGACTGCCGTGCGCTATGCGCTCAACGAGGTGGTTGGCGCTTTTGCCATTGCTGTAATGGAGGAAAGCAAACCTGAGGAAATAGTAGTAGCCCGCTTGGGTAGTCCATTGGTAATAGGGGTAGGTGATGGAGAGTTCTTCGTCGCTTCCGATGCCTCTCCTTTTATAGAATACACCCAAAATGCTGTGTATTTAGAAGATGGCGAAATGGCTACCATTCACCTCAACAAACCGTTGAAAGTGATTAAAATAGGCAGTAACGAGCAGGTGAGTCCGTTTGTACAACAACTCAAACTCAACCTCGAAGCAATTGAAAAAGGCGGATACGACCATTTTATGCTCAAAGAAATCTACGAGCAGCCTAAGTCTATCCAAGACACGATGCGCGGTCGCCTCTTGCCCAACCATACTACCAAACTATCAGGAATAGATAATCATTTAGAGACCTTCCTCAATGCCAAACGCATCGTTATTGTAGCGTGTGGCACTTCGTGGCACGCAGGCTTGGTAGGTGAATATCTGTTAGAAGAATACGCTCGTATTCCTGTGGAGGTAGAGTACGCCTCAGAGTTCCGCTATCGCAACCCTATTATCAATAAAGGGGATATCGTCATTGCTATTTCGCAATCGGGTGAGACCGCCGATACCTTAGCAGCCCTCAAATTAGCGAAAGAAAAAGGAGCTTTTATCTACGGTATTTGCAATGTGGTAGGTTCATCAATTGCGCGTATCACCCATTCAGGCACTTACACTCACGCAGGTCCTGAAATAGGGGTAGCTTCTACCAAAGCCTTTACCACCCAGCTTACGGTGCTTACCCTTATCGCTTTGCATTTAGGACATAAGAAGGGTACCCTCAGTACGGAAACCTATCACCGTCTTTGCAAGGAATTAGAACGTGTGCCCCAGTTGCTCGAAACCACTATCAAAACAGTCGATCACAAGATAGCCGAAATAGCCGAAAGCTATAAAACAGCTACCAATTGCTTGTATTTAGGTCGTGGTTTTAACTTCCCTACCGCTTTGGAAGGGGCTTTAAAACTCAAAGAAATATCCTATATTCACGCCGAAGGCTATCCAGCTGCCGAGATGAAACACGGACCTATCGCCCTTATCGATGAGAATATGCCGGTGATATTCATCGCACCGTCTAAAGGACATTATGATAAGGTAGTTTCCAATGCACAAGAAATAAAGGCACGCAAAGGTAAAATTATAGCCGTAGTAACCGAAGGCGATACCCAAATGGCGGGCTTAGCAAACCACGTGATTGAAATACCCGAAATCAGTGAGGCGCTTACCCCTATTTTAGCCTCAGTACCTTTGCAGTTGCTGTCCTATTATATCGCTATCAAGCGCGGTTGCAATGTCGATCAACCTCGTAATTTAGCCAAATCAGTAACCGTAGAATAA
- a CDS encoding bifunctional riboflavin kinase/FAD synthetase, with the protein MREITDITTFSTQQPTVLTIGTFDGVHLGHQKIIERVVATARQEGLLATIFTFFPHPRMVVQHDKSLKLIHTLEEKKQLLQRLGVDLLVVQPFNEAFAQLTAEEFVSTILVQHLNVKKVIIGYDHRFGRNRTANISDMRLFGEKYGFAVEEISVQEVDEVSVSSTKIREALNKGDVITAEHYLGTPYSLTGTVVHGLKLGRTLGYPTANIQVTEDYKLIPKDGVYAVYSYIDERKVYGMMSIGKNPTIEGKGASIEVYFFDFNGDLYDRELTIYFVKYLREERKFSSVALLKKQLQDDETTARKAIAL; encoded by the coding sequence GTGAGAGAAATAACCGATATTACTACTTTTTCTACCCAGCAACCTACGGTGCTCACCATAGGCACGTTCGATGGTGTGCATTTGGGGCATCAGAAAATCATTGAAAGGGTAGTAGCAACAGCTCGCCAAGAAGGACTTTTAGCAACAATATTCACTTTCTTTCCGCATCCGCGAATGGTAGTGCAACACGACAAAAGTTTGAAACTCATCCACACTTTGGAAGAGAAAAAGCAACTACTCCAGCGATTAGGCGTCGATTTGCTCGTGGTGCAACCTTTTAATGAGGCTTTTGCCCAACTTACTGCTGAGGAGTTCGTAAGTACTATTTTGGTACAGCACCTCAACGTGAAAAAGGTGATTATTGGTTACGACCATCGTTTCGGGCGCAATCGTACCGCAAATATCAGCGATATGCGTTTATTTGGCGAAAAGTATGGCTTTGCTGTAGAAGAAATATCGGTGCAAGAAGTAGATGAAGTATCGGTGAGTTCCACCAAAATCAGAGAAGCGTTGAATAAAGGCGACGTTATCACTGCTGAGCATTACCTCGGAACTCCTTATAGCCTTACAGGCACTGTGGTACACGGACTCAAATTGGGGCGTACCTTAGGCTACCCTACTGCTAATATACAAGTAACCGAAGACTACAAACTCATTCCCAAAGATGGCGTATATGCTGTGTATAGTTACATTGACGAACGAAAAGTGTATGGAATGATGAGCATTGGCAAGAACCCTACTATCGAAGGTAAAGGAGCGTCTATTGAGGTCTATTTCTTTGACTTCAACGGCGACCTTTACGACCGTGAACTCACAATATATTTTGTAAAATACCTACGTGAAGAACGAAAGTTCTCTTCGGTAGCACTTCTTAAAAAACAATTACAAGATGACGAAACAACAGCGAGAAAAGCAATTGCGTTATGA